In one Trichosurus vulpecula isolate mTriVul1 chromosome 8, mTriVul1.pri, whole genome shotgun sequence genomic region, the following are encoded:
- the NRL gene encoding neural retina-specific leucine zipper protein, with product MALPPSPLAMEYVNDFDLMKFEVKREPSEGRSGPPTASLGSTPYSSVPPSPTFSDPGVVGATEGVRQGLEELYWLAALQQQLGTGEGLGLSPDEAVEFLQGQGPAPAEGPLSHYPGGSEEMGGLNSQLPGLAERFSDAALVSMSVRELNRQLRGCGRDEALRLKQRRRTLKNRGYAQACRSKRLQQRRGLEAERARLAAQLDALRAELARLARERDLYKARCDKMSAGAPGPGPSLGLGPDSGRSPRPGDHGHFFL from the exons ATGGCACTGCCCCCTAGTCCCCTGGCTATGGAGTATGTCAATGATTTTGATCTGATGAAGTTTGAGGTAAAAAGGGAGCCCTCTGAAGGCCGATCTGGGCCTCCCACAGCCTCACTGGGTTCCACCCCTTACAGTTCAGTGCCCCCCTCACCCACCTTCAGTGATCCAGGTGTAGTGGGGGCCACTGAGGGGGTCCGGCAGGGTCTGGAAGAGCTATACTGGTTGGCTGCTCTGCAGCAGCAGCTGGGCACTGGGGAGGGGCTGGGGTTGAGTCCTGATGAAGCTGTGGAGTTCCTGCAGGGACAGGGACCAGCCCCTGCTGAGGGACCTCTCTCCCACTACCCAGGAGGTTCAGAAGAAATGGGTGGCCTGAACTCCCAG cTCCCGGGGCTGGCGGAGCGCTTTTCGGACGCTGCGTTGGTGTCCATGTCGGTGCGTGAGCTGAACCGGCAGCTGCGGGGCTGCGGGCGGGATGAGGCTCTGCGGCTCAAGCAGAGGCGCCGCACCCTGAAGAACCGCGGCTACGCCCAGGCCTGCCGCTCCAAGCGGCTTCAGCAGCGGCGCGGGCTGGAGGCAGAGCGGGCCCGCCTGGCCGCCCAGCTGGACGCCTTGCGGGCAGAGCTGGCGCGCCTGGCCCGGGAGCGTGACCTCTACAAAGCTCGCTGTGACAAGATGTCAGCCGGCGCCCCTGGCCCCGGCCCTAGCCTTGGCCTTGGCCCTGACTCCGGCCGATCCCCGCGCCCGGGGGACCACGGTCACTTCTTCCTCTGA